The following coding sequences are from one uncultured Cohaesibacter sp. window:
- the paaZ gene encoding phenylacetic acid degradation bifunctional protein PaaZ, which produces MTDEILSPRRLESYIVGAWRAGEGEGEPVANAATGKLHALIGTEGLDFRAALEWGRAVGGPALRAMTIHQRALMLKALGLKLMELKEEFYQESFATGATRADSWPDIEGGIGTMLAFASKARREFPNARVLTEGPVEVLSRDATFMGQHILTPMEGVAIHINAYNFPVWGMLEKIAPSLIAGMPCLVKPATQTAYLTELVVRRMLESGLLPDGALQIVTGNPGDLLDHVTEQDVVTFTGSATTGRMLRSKSSIVANAVRFTMEADSLNASILGADAGPGTPEFDLFVREVSREMTAKAGQKCTAIRRIMVPRDCEGAVIDALKARLGQIPIGLPTDPSVRMGALVSLRDRETVRNRVRELMGEAEILAGDPDGCALVSGDNETGAFMAPILLHCANPMEAEAVHAIEAFGPVATLMPYDDASEAVALARKGRGSLVSSVFTNDGALAAKFASGLAAFHGRVMVGNRVSAKSSTGHGSPLAPLVHGGPGRAGGGEEMGGMRGVKHFMQRSAIQGPPAMLSAITGQWVDGASAQNDTHPFRKSLAELEIGDQIVTQVRTVTQADVEHFAQFTGDTFYAHMDRDAAKANPFFEDRVAHGYLIASFAAGLFVDPEPGPVLANYGVDNLRFMMPVYFGDSLHVRLTCKQINPRENAEYGEVRWDCQVSNQKDEVVAHYDVLTMVAKTWPLLEAAE; this is translated from the coding sequence ATGACGGACGAGATCCTGTCACCACGCCGTCTGGAAAGCTATATCGTCGGCGCCTGGCGTGCGGGAGAAGGCGAAGGCGAGCCGGTCGCAAATGCTGCCACAGGCAAGCTGCATGCCCTGATCGGAACTGAGGGGCTCGATTTCAGGGCTGCTCTTGAATGGGGGCGTGCCGTTGGCGGTCCGGCCTTGCGCGCCATGACGATCCATCAGCGGGCCCTGATGCTCAAGGCGCTAGGCCTCAAACTGATGGAACTGAAGGAAGAATTCTATCAGGAGAGCTTTGCCACAGGTGCCACACGGGCTGATTCATGGCCCGACATCGAGGGGGGGATCGGCACCATGCTGGCCTTCGCTTCCAAGGCCCGGCGCGAGTTTCCCAATGCCCGAGTGCTGACCGAAGGGCCGGTCGAGGTGCTGTCGCGCGATGCTACCTTCATGGGGCAGCATATTCTGACACCGATGGAAGGTGTGGCGATCCATATCAATGCCTATAATTTTCCGGTCTGGGGCATGCTGGAAAAGATTGCGCCATCACTGATTGCGGGTATGCCCTGTCTGGTCAAGCCGGCAACCCAGACGGCCTATCTGACAGAACTCGTGGTCCGGCGGATGCTGGAAAGCGGGCTGCTGCCCGATGGCGCCTTGCAGATCGTGACCGGCAATCCGGGGGACCTGCTCGATCATGTGACCGAACAGGATGTTGTAACCTTTACCGGCTCTGCCACCACTGGCCGGATGCTCAGAAGCAAGTCTTCCATCGTAGCCAACGCGGTGCGCTTCACCATGGAGGCGGACAGTCTCAATGCGTCCATTCTTGGGGCCGATGCAGGGCCGGGGACACCGGAATTTGACCTGTTTGTGCGCGAAGTTTCGCGCGAGATGACTGCCAAGGCGGGACAGAAATGCACTGCCATTCGCCGGATCATGGTGCCCCGTGATTGCGAGGGGGCCGTGATTGATGCGCTCAAGGCGCGCCTTGGGCAGATACCTATCGGGTTGCCGACCGACCCTTCGGTGCGTATGGGAGCGCTGGTCTCGCTCAGAGACCGTGAGACCGTACGCAATCGGGTGCGTGAGCTGATGGGCGAAGCGGAGATTCTCGCTGGCGATCCTGATGGCTGTGCGCTGGTGTCGGGTGACAATGAGACGGGGGCTTTCATGGCTCCGATATTGCTCCATTGTGCCAATCCTATGGAGGCCGAGGCGGTGCATGCCATCGAGGCATTCGGACCGGTGGCTACGCTGATGCCCTATGATGATGCATCCGAAGCGGTTGCGCTTGCGCGCAAGGGGCGCGGTTCTCTTGTTTCCTCGGTCTTTACGAACGATGGCGCTCTGGCTGCGAAATTTGCCAGCGGACTGGCAGCGTTTCATGGACGGGTTATGGTTGGCAACAGAGTTTCGGCGAAGAGCTCAACCGGCCACGGCTCACCGCTTGCGCCGCTGGTGCATGGCGGGCCGGGCCGGGCTGGCGGAGGCGAGGAAATGGGAGGGATGCGTGGCGTCAAGCATTTCATGCAGCGCTCGGCCATTCAGGGGCCTCCGGCAATGCTCTCTGCCATTACTGGTCAATGGGTTGATGGTGCTTCGGCGCAAAATGACACCCATCCATTCCGTAAATCTCTGGCAGAACTCGAGATCGGGGACCAGATTGTCACCCAAGTTCGGACGGTCACTCAGGCCGATGTGGAACATTTTGCCCAATTCACGGGTGACACCTTCTACGCCCATATGGATCGTGACGCAGCCAAGGCAAACCCATTCTTTGAAGATCGGGTGGCCCATGGCTATCTCATTGCTTCCTTTGCTGCAGGCCTGTTTGTCGATCCCGAGCCCGGTCCGGTGCTTGCCAATTATGGTGTCGACAATCTCCGTTTCATGATGCCTGTCTATTTCGGCGACAGTCTGCATGTCCGCCTCACATGCAAACAGATCAATCCGCGCGAAAATGCCGAATATGGCGAGGTGCGTTGGGATTGTCAGGTGAGCAATCAGAAAGACGAGGTCGTGGCGCATTATGACGTGCTGACCATGGTGGCCAAGACTTGGCCGCTGCTGGAGGCCGCAGAATGA
- a CDS encoding TetR/AcrR family transcriptional regulator, with product MARTRANDFEEKQHSLLLDAARVFATQGMEKASMSQIASAAGVSKSLLYHYYPSKDALIFEIVHSHLEELDHALAEADDEALQPEKRLEKLVMTVIEAYRGADDQHKVQLNASQALSAEQRAEIVKVERRVVKRFSNVLRMVHPTLDNPDRPLLMPVTMSLFGMMNWVYMWFKEDGPISREDYAHLATVLILEGVKAVR from the coding sequence ATGGCCCGAACACGCGCAAACGATTTCGAAGAAAAACAACATAGTTTGCTGCTGGACGCGGCGCGGGTATTTGCAACGCAAGGCATGGAGAAAGCCTCCATGTCCCAAATAGCATCTGCGGCTGGCGTGTCGAAATCGCTTCTCTATCACTATTACCCGTCCAAAGACGCTCTGATCTTCGAGATTGTGCATTCCCACCTTGAAGAACTCGACCACGCTTTGGCAGAAGCTGACGACGAGGCATTACAACCCGAAAAAAGGCTCGAAAAGCTGGTTATGACAGTCATTGAAGCCTACAGGGGGGCCGATGATCAGCACAAGGTCCAGCTCAATGCCAGTCAGGCACTGTCAGCGGAACAGAGAGCAGAGATTGTCAAGGTCGAACGCCGTGTCGTAAAACGCTTTTCAAACGTCTTGCGTATGGTTCACCCGACACTGGACAATCCGGATCGCCCTTTATTGATGCCGGTGACCATGTCACTCTTTGGCATGATGAACTGGGTCTATATGTGGTTCAAGGAAGACGGCCCGATCTCTCGGGAAGATTACGCCCATCTGGCTACCGTGCTGATACTGGAAGGAGTAAAGGCTGTTCGCTAG
- the paaB gene encoding 1,2-phenylacetyl-CoA epoxidase subunit PaaB produces MSRKEWPLWEVFIRGQHGLNHRHVGSLHAPDAEMAIHHARDVYTRRKEGVSIWVVKSNDITASSPSEKGPLFDPAESKAYRHPTFFDIPEEVGHM; encoded by the coding sequence ATGTCCAGAAAAGAATGGCCGCTTTGGGAAGTTTTTATCCGGGGTCAACACGGCCTCAATCACCGTCATGTCGGTAGCCTGCATGCGCCCGACGCTGAAATGGCAATTCACCATGCGCGTGATGTATATACCCGACGCAAGGAGGGGGTGTCCATCTGGGTGGTGAAGTCCAACGACATCACCGCGTCCAGCCCGTCCGAGAAGGGCCCCTTGTTCGATCCGGCTGAAAGCAAGGCCTATCGGCATCCGACCTTCTTCGATATTCCCGAAGAAGTGGGGCATATGTGA
- the paaC gene encoding 1,2-phenylacetyl-CoA epoxidase subunit PaaC, which translates to MEKAATGALLNPVEDGFVSDAALAPAFFEWLCRMGDSAIILGHRVSEWCGHAPALEEDIAMANTALDLIGHTQMWLGLAGEVEGKGRDADALAYLRDALQFRNLLLCELPNGDMGVTLMRQFLFDARHHAMLVWLTGSASPRVAEIAAKAVKEARYHLERSSELVVRLGDGTEESHRRMQAALDQLWPYIDEMFMDDAVDDAMAAAGVAPRPSDLRKEWEGTLREVLAEATLDMPGPAGFAQKGGNIGRHTEHLGYILAEMQFLQRAYPGASW; encoded by the coding sequence ATGGAAAAGGCAGCAACCGGGGCTTTGCTGAACCCGGTCGAGGACGGCTTTGTCAGCGATGCCGCATTGGCACCAGCATTCTTTGAATGGCTTTGCCGGATGGGGGACAGTGCCATCATATTGGGCCATCGCGTGTCTGAATGGTGCGGCCACGCGCCGGCACTGGAAGAAGACATCGCCATGGCCAACACGGCGCTGGATCTGATCGGGCATACCCAGATGTGGCTGGGGCTTGCTGGTGAAGTCGAGGGCAAGGGCCGGGATGCCGATGCACTTGCCTATCTGCGCGATGCCTTGCAGTTCCGCAACCTGCTTTTGTGCGAATTGCCCAATGGCGACATGGGCGTCACCCTGATGCGCCAGTTCCTGTTTGATGCGCGTCATCATGCCATGCTGGTGTGGTTGACTGGCTCGGCCAGCCCGAGGGTTGCCGAGATCGCTGCCAAGGCCGTCAAGGAAGCCAGATATCATCTTGAGCGCTCGTCCGAACTGGTTGTTCGGCTGGGGGACGGCACCGAGGAAAGCCATCGCCGGATGCAAGCCGCGCTGGATCAGCTCTGGCCCTATATCGATGAAATGTTCATGGATGATGCCGTTGACGACGCCATGGCCGCGGCGGGTGTCGCACCCAGACCATCGGACCTTCGCAAGGAATGGGAAGGAACCCTGCGCGAGGTTCTGGCCGAGGCTACGCTCGACATGCCCGGACCGGCCGGTTTTGCCCAGAAGGGTGGCAATATCGGGCGACATACCGAGCATCTGGGTTACATTCTGGCCGAAATGCAGTTTTTGCAGCGTGCCTATCCGGGCGCAAGCTGGTAG
- the paaD gene encoding 1,2-phenylacetyl-CoA epoxidase subunit PaaD, whose amino-acid sequence MTTISPTMTRPSVDTIWDWLGEVPDPEIPVVSVAELGIIREVRYEGEMLVVAVTPTYSGCPATSVIDLAIEEKLREKGLDRLRLERRLSPPWTSDWITMEAREKLRAFGIAPPINGTAASGVMAARARRMTGKGNLVVECPRCGSTHTERVSQFGSTPCKASWRCKDCLEPFDYFKCI is encoded by the coding sequence ATGACGACCATCAGTCCAACCATGACGCGGCCGTCAGTTGACACCATATGGGATTGGCTCGGCGAAGTGCCGGATCCGGAAATCCCGGTGGTCTCGGTTGCCGAATTGGGCATCATTCGAGAGGTGCGCTATGAGGGCGAGATGCTGGTTGTCGCTGTCACGCCGACCTATTCGGGTTGTCCGGCAACCTCTGTCATCGACCTCGCCATTGAGGAGAAATTGCGCGAGAAGGGCCTTGACAGGCTGCGGCTTGAAAGGCGCCTCTCGCCTCCATGGACGAGCGACTGGATCACTATGGAGGCGCGCGAGAAGCTGCGTGCCTTTGGCATCGCTCCACCGATCAACGGCACCGCTGCCAGTGGCGTCATGGCGGCGCGCGCCCGCCGCATGACCGGAAAGGGCAATCTGGTGGTTGAGTGTCCACGCTGCGGCTCCACCCACACAGAGCGGGTCAGCCAGTTTGGCTCGACCCCCTGCAAGGCTTCCTGGCGCTGCAAGGATTGTCTGGAGCCATTCGACTATTTCAAATGCATCTGA
- the paaA gene encoding 1,2-phenylacetyl-CoA epoxidase subunit PaaA, with the protein MYAQMVKSEGMKSRDEMTPEELAFQDRIDRGEKIEPKEWMPEGYRKTLIRQIGQHAHSEIVGQLPEGNWITRAPTLERKAILLAKVQDEAGHGLYLYSAAETLGVSRDDLTEKLHSGAMKYSSIFNYPTLNWADMGAVGWLVDGAAIMNQVPLQRTSYGPYSRAMIRICKEESFHQRQGYSIMMKMAAGTPAQKEMAQDAMNRFWYPALMMFGPSDADSVHSAQSMAWKIKINTNDELRQKFVDQTVPQAEYLGLTIPDEHLKWNEEKGGYDFSQPDWSEFFEVIKGNGPCNRERMNARVKAWDEGEWFREGLYAHAEKAMRRRAATTAAE; encoded by the coding sequence ATGTATGCTCAGATGGTGAAGTCGGAAGGAATGAAATCCCGGGATGAAATGACGCCCGAAGAACTGGCTTTTCAGGACCGGATCGACCGGGGCGAAAAGATCGAACCCAAGGAATGGATGCCCGAGGGCTATCGCAAGACGCTGATCCGGCAGATCGGACAGCATGCCCATTCGGAAATTGTCGGACAGTTGCCGGAGGGCAACTGGATCACCCGCGCTCCGACCCTTGAGCGCAAGGCCATCTTGCTGGCTAAGGTGCAGGATGAGGCCGGCCACGGGCTCTATCTCTATTCGGCGGCAGAAACGCTTGGCGTCAGCCGAGATGATCTGACCGAAAAGCTGCATTCCGGTGCCATGAAATACAGTTCCATCTTCAACTATCCAACCCTCAACTGGGCCGACATGGGCGCGGTTGGCTGGCTGGTCGATGGGGCGGCGATCATGAATCAGGTGCCTTTGCAGCGCACCTCCTATGGTCCCTATAGCCGGGCGATGATCCGCATTTGCAAGGAAGAAAGCTTCCACCAGCGTCAGGGCTATTCGATCATGATGAAGATGGCAGCAGGCACTCCGGCACAGAAGGAAATGGCGCAGGATGCGATGAATCGCTTCTGGTATCCGGCCCTGATGATGTTTGGTCCGTCGGATGCGGATTCGGTTCATTCTGCCCAGTCCATGGCCTGGAAAATCAAGATCAATACCAATGACGAGCTGCGGCAGAAATTCGTCGATCAGACCGTGCCACAGGCGGAATATCTGGGCCTGACGATTCCGGACGAGCATCTCAAATGGAATGAGGAAAAGGGTGGCTATGATTTCAGCCAGCCGGACTGGTCCGAGTTTTTTGAAGTGATCAAGGGCAATGGTCCGTGCAATCGCGAGAGGATGAATGCCCGGGTCAAGGCCTGGGACGAGGGGGAATGGTTCCGGGAAGGGCTTTACGCCCATGCCGAAAAGGCAATGCGCCGTCGGGCTGCAACAACCGCAGCCGAGTGA
- a CDS encoding Phenylacetic acid catabolic protein, with translation MTSEAAVMPIEDYLAKGGKLTSPDNVPPRYRAELLRMMSSFVDSELAGSAGFADAINWAPGISQRIAASRIVLEKAANAEKVLDLMEDFGTDKALYNRTHNWAARQPREASIDPRRQGADMRLSVFHSPLAGWTDACVMNLLMGLATGIQLRELAQISYIPFAEVIREIAPVEARHKDLGLIGLEDICVSEEGRAEAARSVDYWLPRVAATFGAAESERFARLHRMGLRHSSNQALLDEWTSLAQTQLAALKLR, from the coding sequence ATGACGAGTGAAGCCGCTGTGATGCCAATCGAGGATTATCTTGCCAAGGGTGGCAAGCTCACCTCGCCGGACAATGTGCCACCGCGCTATCGCGCCGAACTGTTGCGCATGATGTCTTCCTTTGTGGATAGCGAACTGGCCGGTTCGGCAGGCTTTGCCGATGCCATCAATTGGGCGCCGGGGATATCCCAACGCATTGCTGCCAGCCGGATCGTTCTGGAGAAGGCGGCCAATGCGGAGAAGGTGCTTGATCTGATGGAAGATTTCGGTACCGACAAGGCGCTCTATAACCGGACCCATAACTGGGCTGCGCGCCAGCCCCGCGAAGCCAGCATTGACCCGCGCAGGCAGGGGGCGGACATGCGCCTGTCGGTTTTTCACTCTCCGCTTGCGGGCTGGACCGATGCATGTGTGATGAATTTGCTGATGGGATTGGCAACGGGCATTCAGCTCAGAGAACTGGCCCAGATATCCTATATTCCCTTTGCCGAGGTCATTCGTGAGATTGCGCCCGTTGAAGCCCGGCACAAGGATCTGGGCCTGATTGGCCTTGAAGATATCTGCGTCAGCGAAGAGGGACGGGCCGAGGCTGCCCGGTCTGTCGATTACTGGTTGCCGCGTGTGGCTGCAACATTTGGAGCTGCGGAGTCTGAGCGGTTTGCACGTCTGCACCGCATGGGGTTGCGCCATAGCTCCAATCAGGCCCTTCTGGATGAGTGGACGAGCCTTGCCCAGACGCAACTTGCAGCGCTGAAATTACGCTGA
- the paaE gene encoding 1,2-phenylacetyl-CoA epoxidase subunit PaaE yields the protein MSRFSSLEVTDVRRETRDAVVLTLKPDAADEKDFAFTQGQYLTFRRAFDQQELRRSYSICAGVDDGCLQVGIKRVEGGAFSTWANEELKVGDHIDAMPPMGRFFTPLDPAAEKNYLAFAAGSGITPVLSIIKTTLAREPKSTFTLVYANRQMSSIMFREDLEDLKNSYLGRLSVIHILKSEGQEIDLFTGRIDDEKLDALFDLWIEADSIDTAFICGPEAMMLTIADNLRKHGIADEQIKFELFASSQPGRAPQKAVSKAGAVTSNSCDVSVTLDGSTRQFSMPKDGHSILDAAVANEMDAPYSCKAGVCSTCRARVLEGEVEMAVNHALEDYEVKAGYVLSCQCVPVSDKVVISYDE from the coding sequence ATGTCACGATTTTCTTCACTTGAAGTGACCGATGTGCGCCGCGAGACACGCGATGCCGTGGTCCTGACCCTGAAACCGGATGCTGCCGATGAGAAGGATTTTGCCTTCACCCAGGGGCAGTATCTGACCTTTCGCCGCGCATTCGATCAGCAGGAGCTGCGGCGCTCCTATTCCATTTGTGCCGGTGTTGATGACGGCTGCCTGCAGGTCGGCATCAAGCGGGTGGAGGGCGGTGCCTTCTCCACCTGGGCCAATGAAGAGCTGAAGGTGGGCGATCATATCGACGCCATGCCGCCAATGGGGCGCTTCTTTACGCCGCTCGACCCGGCGGCGGAGAAAAACTATCTGGCCTTTGCCGCCGGTTCGGGCATTACGCCGGTGCTCTCGATCATCAAGACCACATTGGCTCGAGAGCCGAAATCGACCTTTACGCTGGTTTATGCCAACCGTCAGATGAGTTCCATCATGTTCCGCGAGGATCTGGAGGATCTCAAGAACAGCTATCTGGGGCGCTTGTCGGTTATCCATATTCTCAAGAGCGAGGGGCAGGAGATCGATCTCTTTACCGGGCGGATCGATGATGAAAAGCTTGATGCCCTGTTCGATCTCTGGATCGAGGCGGACAGCATTGATACGGCCTTCATCTGTGGGCCGGAGGCGATGATGCTGACCATCGCGGACAATCTGCGCAAGCATGGCATTGCCGATGAACAGATCAAGTTCGAACTGTTTGCTTCATCGCAACCGGGTAGGGCACCCCAAAAGGCGGTCTCGAAGGCCGGTGCGGTAACGAGCAACAGTTGTGATGTTTCCGTGACACTGGATGGATCGACGCGCCAGTTTTCAATGCCCAAGGACGGGCATTCCATTCTCGATGCAGCGGTTGCCAATGAAATGGACGCACCCTACTCCTGCAAGGCCGGGGTCTGCTCGACCTGTCGCGCCCGGGTTCTGGAAGGCGAAGTCGAGATGGCAGTCAATCATGCGCTGGAAGATTATGAAGTGAAGGCCGGTTATGTCCTTTCCTGCCAGTGTGTTCCTGTTTCAGACAAGGTGGTGATCAGTTATGACGAGTGA